A single region of the Stenotrophomonas sp. Marseille-Q4652 genome encodes:
- a CDS encoding glycosyltransferase, with amino-acid sequence MRRLTVVQLLPALHSGGVERSTLEISAALVAAGHRSLVVSAGGRLVEPLLAAGGEHLTLDIGRKSLLTLRHVASLRRLFAEVGADIVHARSRLPAWLGWHALRALPQAQRPRWVTTVHGLNSPGRYSAIMASGQRVICVSNTVRDYVQRHYPATDPAVLLVIPRGVDVAQFPRAARGDARARAAVAELHPSLAGPDPVLLLPGRGTRLKGHGHAVRLLAGLHAAGVPARLWMPGAREPGREDYIAGIEAEATRLGVAQSLVISEATSAIARAYAASDLVLQLSDKPEAFGRTVLEALSVGRPVLGWDHGGVGELLGQLQPSGAVAPMDATALAQRALQLLAAPPTPPTRIPFTLQAMQRQTLDVYEQLVR; translated from the coding sequence ATGCGCCGGCTGACCGTGGTGCAGTTGCTGCCGGCACTGCATTCGGGCGGGGTCGAGCGCTCGACACTGGAAATTTCCGCCGCGCTGGTTGCCGCCGGGCACCGTTCGCTCGTGGTCTCGGCCGGCGGTCGCCTGGTCGAGCCCCTGCTGGCCGCCGGTGGCGAGCACCTCACCCTGGACATCGGTCGCAAGTCGCTGCTGACCCTGCGCCATGTCGCCAGCCTGCGCCGGCTCTTCGCCGAGGTCGGGGCCGACATCGTGCATGCACGCTCGCGGTTGCCGGCCTGGCTGGGCTGGCATGCGCTGCGCGCGCTGCCCCAGGCGCAGCGTCCGCGCTGGGTCACAACGGTCCACGGGCTCAATTCCCCGGGCCGCTACAGCGCCATCATGGCCAGCGGGCAGCGCGTGATCTGCGTATCGAACACGGTGCGCGACTACGTGCAGCGCCATTACCCGGCCACCGACCCAGCGGTACTGCTGGTCATCCCCCGTGGCGTGGACGTGGCCCAGTTCCCGCGTGCAGCGCGCGGCGATGCCCGTGCCCGTGCGGCGGTGGCCGAGCTGCATCCGTCGCTGGCCGGGCCCGACCCGGTCCTGCTGCTGCCCGGCCGTGGCACCCGGCTCAAGGGCCATGGTCATGCCGTGCGCCTGCTGGCCGGGCTGCACGCCGCCGGCGTGCCGGCGCGGCTGTGGATGCCCGGGGCGCGCGAGCCCGGGCGCGAGGACTACATCGCCGGCATCGAGGCCGAGGCCACCCGCCTGGGCGTGGCGCAGTCGCTGGTGATCAGCGAGGCAACCTCGGCCATTGCCCGGGCCTATGCCGCCAGCGACCTGGTGCTGCAGCTGTCCGACAAACCCGAGGCCTTTGGCCGTACCGTGCTCGAGGCCCTGTCGGTGGGCCGTCCGGTGCTGGGCTGGGACCATGGTGGCGTTGGCGAACTGCTGGGCCAGCTGCAGCCTTCCGGCGCAGTGGCGCCGATGGACGCGACGGCACTGGCGCAGCGCGCGCTGCAGTTGCTGGCCGCGCCGCCGACCCCGCCGACCCGCATCCCCTTTACCCTGCAGGCCATGCAGCGCCAGACCCTCGATGTCTATGAACAGCTTGTCCGCTGA
- a CDS encoding protein-L-isoaspartate O-methyltransferase, whose product MTIDYSRARELMVEQQIRPWDVLDMRVLDVLARMPREAFVAPAHRALAYADVELPIGHGQKMMKPVVEGRMLQALDLQPNEEVLEIGTGSGFISACLGQLAREVLSLEIQPELAASARAQLDATALGTNVRIQTADALTWTTERRFDAICVTAAVDTVPSQFLQWLRPNGRLFVVRGRSPVMEAVLVRADGTTESLFETDIAYLQGAAPTPQFQF is encoded by the coding sequence ATGACGATCGATTACTCCCGAGCCCGCGAACTGATGGTTGAACAGCAGATACGTCCCTGGGACGTGCTGGACATGCGCGTGCTCGACGTTCTGGCCCGCATGCCCCGCGAGGCGTTCGTTGCCCCGGCGCACCGCGCCCTGGCCTATGCCGACGTGGAGCTGCCGATCGGCCACGGCCAGAAGATGATGAAGCCGGTCGTCGAAGGCCGCATGCTGCAGGCGCTGGACCTGCAGCCCAACGAGGAAGTGCTCGAAATCGGCACCGGCAGCGGCTTCATCAGCGCCTGCCTGGGCCAGCTGGCCCGCGAGGTACTGAGCCTGGAAATCCAGCCGGAACTGGCTGCCAGCGCCCGCGCCCAGCTCGATGCCACTGCCCTGGGTACCAACGTCCGCATCCAGACTGCCGATGCGCTGACCTGGACCACCGAGCGCCGTTTCGACGCCATCTGCGTGACCGCCGCGGTCGATACCGTGCCGTCACAGTTCCTGCAGTGGCTGCGTCCCAATGGCCGCCTGTTCGTGGTCCGTGGCCGCTCGCCGGTGATGGAAGCGGTGCTGGTCCGCGCCGACGGCACCACCGAATCGCTGTTTGAAACCGACATCGCCTACCTGCAGGGCGCCGCACCGACCCCGCAGTTCCAATTCTGA
- the waaA gene encoding lipid IV(A) 3-deoxy-D-manno-octulosonic acid transferase has translation MRKSPVERILRGLYSVVLYLLLPITVYHLVWRGFRVPDYLRRWGERYGFYGGIAPGQRVWLHAVSVGEVNAAAAVVNALREQRPDLRWVITTITPTGSERVRALWGDAVDHVYLPYDTPGSVGRFLARFQPRMALILETELWPNLLFGCRDRGIPVYILNARLSARSLRGYQVLSALIRRTLRTVTCVAAQSSDDARRFVRLGAAPEQVQALGNLKFDIAAPRPQAFIDEFHGRVPASRPVWIAASTHEGEEAAVIEIHRALLRRHPDLLLLWAPRHPERFPRVEAAALEQGWKVATRRQQRWPEADTGVFVVDTLGELMSFYGCAQVAFVGGSLQPIGGHNLLEPAAMGTPSVTGPHLHNFSEISRRMREAGAVLICQDAAGVTAALQRLLDDADERKRMADTGCALVENGRGALHKTLALIGPRLPPPA, from the coding sequence ATGCGAAAAAGCCCCGTCGAGCGCATCCTGCGCGGCCTGTACTCGGTCGTGCTGTACCTGCTGCTGCCCATCACCGTCTACCACCTGGTCTGGCGCGGCTTCCGGGTGCCCGACTACCTGCGCCGCTGGGGCGAGCGCTACGGTTTCTACGGTGGCATCGCGCCCGGCCAGCGGGTCTGGCTGCACGCCGTTTCGGTGGGCGAGGTCAATGCCGCCGCGGCCGTGGTCAACGCCCTGCGCGAGCAGCGCCCGGACCTGCGCTGGGTCATCACCACCATCACCCCGACCGGCTCCGAGCGCGTGCGTGCGCTGTGGGGCGATGCGGTGGACCACGTCTACCTGCCCTACGACACGCCCGGCAGCGTCGGCCGCTTCCTGGCCCGCTTCCAGCCGCGGATGGCGCTGATCCTGGAGACCGAGCTGTGGCCGAACCTGCTGTTCGGCTGCCGTGACCGCGGCATCCCCGTGTACATCCTCAACGCGCGTCTGTCGGCGCGCTCGCTGCGCGGCTACCAGGTGCTGTCGGCGCTGATCCGCCGCACCCTGCGCACGGTGACCTGCGTGGCCGCGCAGTCCTCCGATGACGCGCGACGCTTTGTGCGCCTGGGCGCCGCCCCCGAGCAGGTGCAGGCGCTGGGCAACCTCAAGTTCGACATCGCCGCGCCGCGGCCACAGGCCTTCATCGACGAGTTCCACGGCCGGGTTCCGGCCTCACGCCCGGTGTGGATCGCGGCCAGTACCCACGAGGGCGAGGAGGCGGCGGTGATCGAGATCCACCGCGCGCTGCTGCGTCGCCATCCGGACCTGCTGCTGCTGTGGGCGCCGCGCCATCCCGAGCGCTTCCCGCGGGTGGAGGCGGCTGCGCTGGAGCAGGGCTGGAAGGTGGCCACGCGCCGCCAGCAACGCTGGCCCGAGGCCGACACCGGCGTGTTCGTGGTCGATACCCTGGGCGAACTGATGTCGTTCTACGGCTGCGCGCAGGTGGCCTTCGTCGGCGGCAGCCTGCAGCCGATTGGCGGCCACAACCTGCTCGAGCCGGCGGCGATGGGCACCCCGTCGGTGACCGGCCCGCACCTGCACAACTTCTCGGAGATCTCGCGGCGCATGCGCGAGGCCGGTGCGGTGCTGATCTGCCAGGACGCTGCCGGCGTGACCGCGGCACTGCAGCGTCTGCTGGACGATGCCGACGAGCGCAAGCGCATGGCCGATACCGGCTGCGCGCTGGTGGAGAACGGCCGCGGCGCGCTGCACAAGACCCTGGCCCTGATCGGCCCCCGACTGCCGCCACCGGCCTGA
- a CDS encoding TolC family outer membrane protein, with translation MIRRSLVLALAAALCPLTVQAADLLQVYEMARNGDPQLAAAESTRLFNKEGQVQARAALLPQINGQASLSRSRAEADGVSGSITTKRRTYGVDGSQTLFNWSQFANLRAQRALGTAADYDLESANDDLIVRTAATYFNVLVAIESLSAAQTNEAAARKQFDYADKRLEVGLAPITDVHEARAQYDQARADTILARNALEDAYQALTELTGQPVRNLRALPEDFRPELPGNRGDVDQLVADAVARNPALKAQQLQVSAAEASVSAARGGHYPSLSLGASWGKSATWGDSVGGASRDPDATTNSIGLTLNVPIFSGGATQSNVRQALAQRDIAQDGYEQQRRALDRNTRNAWQTLVAGISEVEARRLAVVSAQSAYDASQVGLEVGTRTVLDLVQNQRTLFAAQLNYAQARYNFLQSRLQLSQAIGDLDIAEVQEINRLLTEDAEAKLQQTAPAP, from the coding sequence ATGATCCGCCGATCCCTCGTTCTTGCGCTGGCCGCCGCCCTCTGCCCGCTGACCGTCCAGGCTGCCGACCTGCTGCAGGTCTACGAGATGGCGCGCAATGGCGACCCGCAGCTGGCCGCCGCCGAATCCACCCGGCTGTTCAACAAGGAAGGCCAGGTGCAGGCACGCGCGGCGCTGCTGCCGCAGATCAACGGGCAGGCTTCGCTGAGCCGCAGCCGTGCGGAAGCAGACGGCGTTTCCGGCAGCATCACCACCAAGCGCCGCACCTACGGCGTGGACGGCAGCCAGACCCTGTTCAACTGGAGCCAGTTCGCCAACCTGCGCGCGCAGCGTGCCCTGGGCACCGCGGCTGACTACGATCTGGAATCGGCCAACGACGACCTGATCGTGCGCACCGCCGCCACCTACTTCAACGTGCTGGTGGCGATCGAATCGCTGAGCGCGGCGCAGACCAATGAAGCGGCGGCCAGGAAGCAGTTCGACTATGCGGACAAGCGCCTGGAAGTGGGCCTGGCGCCGATCACCGACGTGCACGAAGCCCGCGCCCAGTACGACCAGGCGCGTGCCGATACGATCCTGGCCCGCAACGCGCTGGAAGACGCCTATCAGGCCCTGACCGAGCTGACCGGCCAGCCGGTGCGCAACCTGCGCGCGCTGCCGGAGGACTTCCGTCCGGAACTGCCGGGCAACCGTGGCGACGTCGACCAGCTGGTCGCCGATGCGGTGGCGCGCAACCCGGCGCTGAAGGCGCAGCAGCTGCAGGTCAGCGCCGCCGAGGCCAGCGTGTCGGCCGCCCGCGGCGGCCATTATCCGAGCCTGTCGCTGGGCGCCAGCTGGGGCAAGTCGGCGACCTGGGGTGACAGCGTCGGCGGCGCCAGCCGCGACCCGGATGCGACCACCAATTCGATCGGCCTGACCCTGAACGTGCCGATCTTCTCCGGCGGTGCCACCCAGTCGAACGTGCGCCAGGCTTTGGCCCAGCGCGACATCGCCCAGGACGGCTACGAACAGCAGCGCCGCGCCCTGGACCGCAATACCCGCAATGCCTGGCAGACCCTGGTGGCCGGCATCAGCGAGGTGGAGGCACGCCGCCTGGCGGTGGTTTCGGCGCAGAGCGCCTACGACGCCTCGCAGGTCGGCCTGGAAGTGGGTACCCGCACCGTGCTGGACCTGGTGCAGAACCAGCGCACCCTGTTCGCCGCGCAGCTCAACTACGCCCAGGCACGCTACAACTTCCTGCAGAGCCGCCTGCAGCTGAGCCAGGCCATTGGCGACCTGGACATCGCCGAGGTGCAGGAGATCAACCGCCTGCTGACCGAGGACGCCGAAGCCAAGCTGCAGCAGACCGCCCCGGCACCCTGA
- a CDS encoding NADP-dependent malic enzyme: MSQEDFKQAALDYHRLAPPGKIKVTPTKPMLTQRDLSLAYSPGVAHACEAIVADPQQASELTARGNLVAVITNGTAVLGLGNIGPLAGKPVMEGKGVLFQKFAGIDVFDIEINENDPDKLVDIIASLEPTFGGINLEDIKAPECFVVERKLRERMNIPVFHDDQHGTAIIVGAAILNALEITGKKIEDVKLATTGMGAAGVSCVNMLVQLGLRPENILAFDRDGVIHSGRTDLDEAKARYARDTDKRTLAEIVDGADIFLGLSAPGILTAEMVKTMAKDPVIFALANPTPEIMPEIARAARPDAIIGTGRSDYPNQVNNALCFPYLFRGALDVGATGINEEMKVACVRAIAALARKEASDLGAAYGDDIPSFGRDYLIPRPFDRRLLVELSAAVAQAAMDSGVATRPIMDMAAYREKLAQFVYRTSLMMKPVYDRARADRQRVVYAEGEEEVVLRAVQNVVDEGLAHPILIGRPDVIEARIQRLGLRIRPGVDFEITNINDDPRFNDYWQYYHNLTGRRGVTVAAAKNLMRSRPTLIAAVMVARGEADALLTGIVGRFHKKLGYVRSVLPLEARVSSTSAMTGVINQQGVFFFVDTHVQEDPTAEQICEATLQAAYRMKLFGIEPKVALLSHSNFGSHDSRDAVKMRQVRELLRKRNPRLNVDGEMQGDTAWDEALRRKILPDSTLEGRANLFVLPNLEAANIAYNLVRVFTDGVAIGPILMGVSKAAHILTTSATSRRVLNMTAIAAVDAQIRKQLEAEKNG; the protein is encoded by the coding sequence ATGTCCCAGGAAGATTTCAAGCAGGCCGCCCTCGACTACCACCGTCTGGCGCCGCCGGGAAAGATCAAGGTCACGCCGACCAAGCCGATGCTGACCCAGCGCGACCTGTCGCTGGCCTATTCGCCGGGTGTGGCCCATGCCTGCGAGGCGATCGTCGCCGACCCGCAGCAGGCCAGCGAGCTCACCGCACGCGGCAACCTGGTGGCGGTGATCACCAACGGCACCGCGGTGCTGGGTCTGGGCAACATCGGCCCGCTGGCCGGCAAGCCGGTGATGGAAGGCAAGGGCGTGCTGTTCCAGAAGTTCGCCGGCATTGACGTGTTCGACATCGAGATCAACGAGAACGACCCGGACAAGCTGGTCGACATCATTGCCTCGCTGGAACCGACCTTCGGCGGCATCAACCTGGAGGACATCAAGGCGCCGGAATGCTTCGTGGTCGAGCGCAAGCTGCGCGAGCGCATGAACATCCCGGTGTTCCATGACGACCAGCACGGCACCGCGATCATCGTCGGCGCCGCGATCCTCAACGCGCTGGAAATCACCGGCAAGAAGATCGAGGACGTGAAGCTGGCCACCACCGGCATGGGCGCGGCCGGCGTGTCGTGCGTGAACATGCTGGTGCAGCTGGGCCTGCGTCCGGAGAACATCCTGGCCTTTGACCGCGACGGCGTGATCCACAGCGGCCGCACCGACCTGGACGAGGCCAAGGCCCGTTACGCGCGTGACACCGACAAGCGCACCCTGGCCGAGATCGTCGACGGCGCGGACATCTTCCTGGGCCTGTCGGCCCCGGGGATCCTGACCGCCGAGATGGTCAAGACCATGGCCAAGGATCCGGTGATCTTCGCCCTGGCCAACCCGACCCCGGAGATCATGCCGGAGATCGCGCGGGCCGCGCGCCCGGACGCGATCATCGGCACCGGCCGCTCGGACTACCCGAACCAGGTCAACAACGCGCTGTGCTTCCCCTACCTGTTCCGCGGCGCGCTCGACGTTGGTGCCACCGGCATCAACGAGGAGATGAAGGTCGCCTGCGTGCGCGCGATCGCCGCGCTGGCGCGCAAGGAGGCCTCGGACCTGGGCGCCGCCTATGGCGATGACATCCCCAGCTTCGGCCGCGACTACCTGATCCCGCGTCCGTTCGACCGCCGCCTGCTGGTCGAGCTGTCCGCCGCCGTGGCCCAGGCCGCGATGGACTCGGGCGTGGCGACCCGGCCGATCATGGACATGGCCGCCTACCGCGAGAAGCTGGCCCAGTTCGTCTACCGCACCAGCCTGATGATGAAGCCGGTCTACGACCGCGCCCGCGCCGACAGGCAGCGCGTGGTCTATGCCGAGGGCGAGGAAGAGGTGGTGCTGCGCGCCGTGCAGAACGTGGTCGACGAAGGCCTGGCGCACCCGATCCTGATCGGCCGTCCGGACGTGATCGAGGCGCGCATCCAGCGCCTGGGCCTGCGCATCCGTCCGGGCGTGGATTTCGAGATCACCAACATCAACGATGATCCGCGCTTCAACGACTACTGGCAGTACTACCACAACCTGACCGGCCGCCGCGGCGTGACCGTGGCCGCGGCAAAGAACCTGATGCGCTCGCGCCCGACCCTGATCGCGGCGGTGATGGTGGCCCGTGGCGAGGCCGACGCGCTGCTGACCGGCATCGTCGGCCGCTTCCACAAGAAACTGGGCTACGTGCGCAGCGTGCTGCCGCTGGAGGCGCGGGTCAGCTCGACCTCGGCGATGACCGGCGTGATCAACCAGCAGGGCGTGTTCTTCTTCGTCGACACCCACGTGCAGGAAGACCCGACCGCCGAGCAGATCTGCGAAGCGACCCTGCAGGCGGCCTACCGCATGAAGCTGTTCGGCATCGAGCCGAAGGTGGCGCTGCTGTCGCATTCCAACTTCGGCAGCCACGACTCGCGCGATGCGGTGAAGATGCGCCAGGTCCGCGAGCTGCTGCGCAAGCGCAACCCGCGCCTCAACGTGGACGGGGAGATGCAGGGCGACACCGCCTGGGATGAGGCGCTGCGGCGCAAGATCCTGCCCGACAGCACCCTCGAGGGCCGCGCCAACCTGTTCGTGCTGCCCAACCTGGAGGCGGCCAACATCGCCTACAACCTGGTGCGGGTGTTCACCGACGGCGTGGCGATCGGCCCGATCCTGATGGGCGTGTCCAAGGCCGCGCACATCCTCACCACCAGCGCGACCTCGCGCCGGGTGCTGAACATGACCGCCATCGCCGCGGTCGACGCGCAGATCCGCAAGCAGCTGGAAGCCGAGAAGAACGGCTGA
- a CDS encoding O-antigen ligase, producing MSMNSLSADPARPVVPSPIGAWTPAWMIAFVALWPLPGLAEAVLVLGALFACVRLLQARARGGIAPLLSVEAWALTSALFAAYWLPQLVSAIDAVDPARAWAKAVAGLRYLPFLWLAAMAVATPSRRTRTFAGLAVVAGLWVVDGLVQAALGTSPLFWSLEQLKWALQGRELCAPEDMQVLDRLGGVFGLCNPKLGQVLASLSPFLLFAAGRRFGRTGWLLAAATAGIVIVLAGSRASWLTYLLVLVFSGWRVLGGRGLLVVMALALAGALALGVVSPQVRARVEQTAQALQADGGGVDAALSGRGRIWGAALCMFGEHPVNGVGARGFREAYPACDPAPGEPGAWGEGPALHAHQIVLEILSETGAIGLLLWLAGTALAWRAWRYATAAAREQARPAMVALAVTVFPINTHLAFYSTFWGGVTLLLAALYAGALLGRTTEAQAAG from the coding sequence ATGTCTATGAACAGCTTGTCCGCTGACCCCGCCCGTCCCGTCGTACCGTCGCCGATCGGCGCATGGACCCCGGCCTGGATGATCGCCTTCGTCGCGCTGTGGCCGTTGCCGGGTCTGGCCGAAGCGGTGCTGGTGCTGGGTGCGCTGTTCGCCTGCGTGCGGTTGCTGCAGGCCCGGGCGCGCGGCGGCATCGCACCGCTGCTGAGCGTGGAGGCCTGGGCGCTGACCTCGGCCCTGTTCGCGGCGTACTGGCTGCCGCAGCTGGTCTCGGCCATCGACGCGGTCGATCCGGCGCGGGCCTGGGCCAAGGCCGTGGCCGGCCTGCGCTACCTGCCGTTCCTGTGGCTGGCGGCGATGGCCGTGGCCACCCCCTCGCGACGCACGAGGACCTTTGCCGGGCTGGCCGTGGTGGCGGGCCTGTGGGTGGTCGATGGCCTGGTACAGGCCGCGCTGGGTACCAGTCCGCTGTTCTGGTCGCTGGAGCAGCTCAAGTGGGCGCTGCAGGGCCGTGAGCTGTGCGCGCCGGAAGACATGCAGGTGTTGGACCGGCTGGGCGGTGTGTTCGGCCTGTGCAACCCCAAGCTCGGCCAGGTGCTGGCATCGCTGTCGCCGTTCCTGCTGTTTGCCGCCGGTCGCCGCTTCGGTCGCACCGGCTGGCTGCTGGCGGCTGCGACCGCCGGCATCGTGATCGTGCTGGCGGGTTCGCGTGCCTCGTGGCTGACCTATCTGCTGGTGCTGGTGTTCTCCGGCTGGCGGGTGCTGGGCGGCAGGGGGTTGCTGGTGGTGATGGCGCTGGCACTGGCCGGCGCGCTGGCGCTGGGCGTGGTGTCGCCGCAGGTGCGGGCCCGGGTCGAGCAGACCGCCCAGGCGCTGCAGGCCGACGGCGGTGGCGTCGATGCGGCGCTGTCCGGTCGCGGCCGGATCTGGGGCGCGGCGCTGTGCATGTTCGGCGAGCACCCGGTCAACGGGGTTGGCGCGCGTGGCTTCCGCGAGGCGTACCCCGCCTGCGACCCGGCTCCCGGCGAGCCCGGCGCGTGGGGCGAGGGCCCGGCCCTGCATGCCCACCAGATCGTGCTGGAAATCCTGTCCGAGACTGGCGCGATCGGCCTGCTGCTGTGGCTGGCTGGTACGGCGCTGGCGTGGCGGGCCTGGCGCTATGCCACTGCGGCGGCGCGCGAACAGGCGCGGCCGGCGATGGTGGCGCTGGCGGTCACGGTGTTCCCGATCAACACCCACCTGGCGTTCTATTCGACGTTCTGGGGCGGGGTGACCCTGCTGCTGGCCGCCCTGTATGCCGGCGCGCTGCTCGGCCGCACGACCGAGGCGCAGGCGGCCGGCTGA
- a CDS encoding zinc-finger domain-containing protein, translating into MNHTATAPANAQKRYNVHRNELPLSCPTPEMALWNSHPRVYLPIEDEPNGEAACPYCGSVFVLVD; encoded by the coding sequence ATGAACCACACCGCCACCGCGCCCGCCAACGCCCAGAAGCGTTACAACGTGCACCGCAACGAGCTGCCGCTGAGCTGCCCGACGCCGGAAATGGCGCTGTGGAACTCGCATCCGCGCGTGTACCTGCCGATCGAGGACGAGCCCAACGGCGAGGCCGCCTGCCCGTACTGTGGTTCGGTGTTCGTACTGGTCGACTGA
- a CDS encoding LpxL/LpxP family Kdo(2)-lipid IV(A) lauroyl/palmitoleoyl acyltransferase yields the protein MSESPTSATRPSLLQPRHWPMFIGIGIAVLLARLPWFVQRALGRGVGWLAWHLAGSRRRAAEVNLELCFPDKDEAWRQRLLRDSFTALGVGIFEFARAWWGSIEAIRPQVSIEGLEHLQKLQAEGRGVLLVSGHFMTLEMCGRLLCQHVPLAGMYRRHRNPVFEWAVKRGRLRYASAMFANEDIRATVRHLKKGGLLWYAPDQDMRGKDTVFVPFFGHIAATITATHQFARMTGCAVVPYFHRREGGSYVLKIAPPLPDFPTDDVAADTTRVNQAIEDMVREAPSQYLWIHRRFKRQPEGRSHYYE from the coding sequence ATGTCCGAGTCCCCCACCAGCGCCACCCGCCCTTCCCTGCTGCAGCCCCGCCACTGGCCGATGTTCATCGGCATCGGCATCGCCGTGCTGCTGGCCCGCCTTCCGTGGTTCGTGCAGCGCGCGTTGGGGCGAGGCGTGGGCTGGCTGGCCTGGCACCTGGCCGGCAGCCGCCGCCGTGCCGCCGAGGTCAACCTGGAGCTGTGCTTCCCGGACAAGGACGAAGCCTGGCGCCAGCGCCTGCTGCGCGACAGCTTCACCGCGCTGGGCGTGGGCATCTTCGAGTTCGCCCGCGCCTGGTGGGGCAGCATCGAGGCGATCCGCCCGCAGGTCAGCATCGAGGGCCTGGAGCACCTGCAGAAACTGCAGGCCGAGGGCCGCGGCGTGCTGCTGGTGTCCGGCCACTTCATGACCCTGGAGATGTGCGGTCGGTTGCTGTGCCAGCACGTGCCGCTGGCCGGCATGTACCGCAGGCACCGCAACCCGGTGTTCGAATGGGCGGTCAAGCGCGGCCGCCTGCGCTACGCCAGCGCCATGTTCGCCAACGAGGACATCCGCGCCACCGTGCGCCACCTCAAGAAGGGCGGCCTGCTGTGGTACGCGCCGGACCAGGACATGCGCGGCAAGGACACCGTGTTCGTGCCGTTCTTCGGCCATATTGCCGCCACGATCACCGCCACCCACCAGTTCGCGCGCATGACCGGCTGCGCGGTGGTGCCGTACTTCCACCGCCGCGAAGGCGGCAGCTACGTGCTGAAGATCGCCCCGCCGCTGCCCGACTTCCCCACCGATGATGTCGCTGCCGATACCACGCGGGTCAACCAGGCCATCGAGGACATGGTCCGCGAGGCGCCCTCGCAGTACCTGTGGATCCACCGCCGCTTCAAGCGCCAGCCCGAAGGGCGCAGCCACTACTACGAGTGA
- the lptG gene encoding LPS export ABC transporter permease LptG → MKLRPMIFDFYLCRAVLGTVLLTWAVLVGLDVVIALSGEFKNVGQGDYSFGHAVAWVAYTVPRRAYTMFPTAAVIGALMGLGQLAATSELTALRALGLSRRRLALSVAVSLSLLTALMVVSGETVGPWGQARADILKTSARFQTNVTMARYSGMWAREGDTFLNAQSGEEQLTDDGGTRLVLHDVRLYQVSPEGRLASITHAAQAEHDGQGWMLKGGRRDVFGERSATRETFEQQPWASDLDATALAAGLTKPRNLPASELRTSIEYRHRNGLDARDYEDIYWSRWFYPLNVLALCLAAVPFAFGSLRSGGMGKRLFLGILFALGFWLLQLFFGRMAGALKFDYRIAYALPPIVMLLASHFLFRRKSG, encoded by the coding sequence ATGAAGCTGCGGCCGATGATCTTTGACTTCTACCTGTGCCGCGCGGTGCTGGGCACGGTGCTGCTGACCTGGGCAGTGCTGGTCGGACTGGACGTGGTGATCGCCCTGTCCGGTGAGTTCAAGAACGTGGGCCAGGGTGACTACAGCTTCGGCCACGCGGTGGCCTGGGTGGCCTACACGGTGCCGCGCCGCGCCTACACGATGTTCCCGACCGCGGCGGTGATCGGTGCGCTGATGGGACTGGGCCAGCTGGCCGCGACCTCCGAGCTGACCGCGCTGCGCGCGCTGGGCCTGTCGCGGCGGCGGCTGGCACTGTCGGTGGCGGTGTCGCTGTCGCTGCTGACCGCACTGATGGTGGTCAGTGGCGAAACCGTCGGTCCGTGGGGCCAGGCCCGCGCGGACATCCTCAAGACCAGCGCCCGGTTCCAGACCAATGTGACCATGGCCCGCTACTCGGGCATGTGGGCACGCGAGGGCGACACCTTCCTCAACGCGCAGTCCGGCGAGGAGCAGCTGACCGACGACGGCGGCACCCGGCTGGTGCTGCACGACGTGCGCCTGTACCAGGTATCACCGGAAGGGCGACTGGCTTCGATCACCCACGCAGCCCAGGCCGAACATGATGGCCAGGGCTGGATGTTGAAGGGGGGGCGCCGCGACGTGTTCGGCGAGCGCTCGGCCACCCGCGAGACCTTCGAGCAGCAGCCCTGGGCGTCGGACCTGGACGCCACCGCGCTGGCGGCCGGCCTGACCAAGCCGCGCAACCTGCCGGCCAGCGAGTTGCGCACCAGCATCGAATACCGCCATCGCAATGGTCTGGATGCCCGTGACTACGAGGACATCTACTGGAGCCGCTGGTTCTATCCGCTCAACGTGCTGGCCCTGTGCCTGGCGGCGGTGCCGTTTGCCTTCGGCTCGCTGCGCAGCGGTGGCATGGGCAAGCGGCTGTTCCTCGGCATCCTGTTCGCGCTGGGCTTCTGGCTGCTGCAACTATTCTTCGGACGCATGGCCGGTGCGCTCAAGTTCGATTACCGCATCGCCTACGCACTGCCGCCCATCGTGATGCTGCTGGCTTCGCACTTCCTGTTCCGGCGCAAATCCGGCTAA